One segment of Nostoc flagelliforme CCNUN1 DNA contains the following:
- a CDS encoding peptidylprolyl isomerase: protein MTEAIQIGNRTITASELISLLASYQMLPHLQRELIIDEAIEQNSRSANVAICTPEEVAQAKQQFYAEKQFKNEEDIQAWMAHQGLTPEQLEVIITRKLKIEKFKQATWGNKLESYFFQSKTKLDKVIYSLLRTQDVGIAQELYFRIQAKENSFADLAREYSLGPEAQTGGLVGPIELNALHPIMVQMLSSSQPGQILPPTRIADWFVILRLEKFIPAQLDEFMKVRLLNELFETWLQEQQKQIMSAPRPEAETGRQGQGDQPLT from the coding sequence ATGACTGAAGCGATCCAAATCGGTAATCGTACAATCACAGCTAGTGAACTGATTTCCTTACTGGCAAGTTACCAAATGCTGCCACATTTGCAGCGCGAATTGATTATTGATGAGGCAATAGAACAAAACTCACGCTCCGCCAACGTAGCAATATGTACACCTGAGGAAGTAGCCCAAGCTAAACAGCAGTTTTATGCTGAAAAACAGTTCAAAAATGAAGAAGACATCCAGGCTTGGATGGCACATCAAGGGCTGACTCCCGAACAACTAGAAGTTATTATCACTCGTAAGCTTAAAATTGAAAAATTCAAGCAGGCTACTTGGGGTAATAAACTGGAATCCTACTTTTTTCAGTCCAAGACAAAACTAGATAAAGTAATTTATTCTCTACTGCGAACCCAGGATGTGGGAATAGCCCAAGAACTTTACTTCCGGATTCAGGCAAAAGAAAACTCTTTTGCTGACTTGGCGCGTGAATATTCACTGGGACCAGAAGCCCAAACTGGAGGCTTAGTAGGCCCGATTGAACTGAATGCACTACATCCGATAATGGTGCAAATGCTATCTAGCAGTCAACCAGGTCAGATATTGCCCCCTACCCGCATCGCCGACTGGTTCGTGATTTTGCGGTTGGAAAAATTTATCCCCGCACAACTGGATGAATTTATGAAAGTGCGACTACTCAATGAACTCTTTGAAACCTGGCTACAAGAACAGCAAAAGCAAATCATGTCTGCACCACGACCAGAGGCGGAGACGGGGCGACAGGGACAGGGTGATCAACCTTTAACCTAA
- a CDS encoding helix-turn-helix domain-containing protein: MKRTVFHSSVTQTDATVVVQVPRPSHEQQTLQLAEQRRARRVAINQQVWDLHHQGWSAKAIARQVGIGVTSVFRYLR, translated from the coding sequence ATGAAGCGTACAGTCTTTCATTCATCAGTAACCCAAACCGATGCTACTGTAGTTGTGCAAGTACCACGACCCAGTCATGAACAACAGACATTACAATTAGCAGAACAACGCCGTGCTAGGCGAGTTGCTATCAATCAGCAAGTTTGGGACTTACATCACCAAGGTTGGAGTGCAAAAGCTATAGCTCGTCAAGTTGGTATTGGTGTAACAAGTGTATTTCGCTATTTACGTTAA